A single region of the Gemmatimonadaceae bacterium genome encodes:
- the pruA gene encoding L-glutamate gamma-semialdehyde dehydrogenase produces the protein MKAKSHAGTAAYPSPATILGVSLSISPNITTEDSHMSASTLRPAISKPATNNGKEEQAIAATPDHASPAHQVSGFNGNRRVPVPVNEPVKSYAAGSPERVELKARLVSMAAERIDIPCIIGGEEVRSGDIAHSVMPHNHRHVLADWHKADASHVEQAITASRDAARDWANWSWEDRAAVFLKAAELLTTTWRATINAATMLGQSKTAFQAEIDAACELIDFWRFNPAYAQQLYDEQPLSDHTMWNQLDYRGLEGFVYAVTPFNFTSIAGNLPTAPALMGNTVIWKPASSAMPSAYYLIKLLEEAGLPPGVINFVPGDAAMISNTLLAHRDLAGVHFTGSTSVFNNMWKTIGASMSNYRSYPRIVGETGGKDFIVAHASADPVALSVAIARGGFEYQGQKCSAASRVYVPESLWPEVRDRTVAIMADIKMGDITDFRNFMGAVIDKRSFDKISEYVTHGRDNAKIIAGGGVRGDDGYFIEPTLVETRDPGYKLLCEEIFGPVVTAHVYPDAKWEETLELVDRTSPYALTGAIFSRDRAAVRNASVALRNAAGNFYVNDKPTGAVVGQQPFGGARGSGTNDKAGSKLNLTRWVSARNIKETFSPPLDYAYPFMAEE, from the coding sequence ATGAAAGCTAAGTCTCACGCCGGTACCGCGGCCTATCCTTCGCCCGCCACCATCCTCGGCGTATCTTTGAGCATCAGCCCCAACATCACGACTGAGGATTCACACATGTCCGCCTCAACTCTCCGCCCAGCCATTTCCAAACCCGCGACGAACAACGGAAAGGAGGAGCAGGCCATCGCTGCCACGCCTGATCATGCATCGCCTGCGCATCAGGTGTCCGGCTTCAACGGCAACCGCCGCGTCCCGGTCCCGGTGAACGAGCCGGTGAAGAGTTACGCCGCCGGTTCTCCCGAACGAGTTGAGCTCAAGGCGCGCCTCGTCTCCATGGCCGCTGAACGCATCGACATCCCCTGCATCATCGGCGGCGAAGAGGTCAGAAGCGGCGACATCGCGCACTCGGTGATGCCGCACAACCACCGCCACGTCCTCGCCGACTGGCACAAGGCCGATGCGTCCCATGTCGAACAGGCGATCACGGCTTCACGCGATGCAGCACGGGACTGGGCCAACTGGTCATGGGAAGATCGCGCCGCGGTGTTTCTCAAGGCCGCCGAGTTGCTGACCACCACCTGGCGCGCGACCATCAACGCAGCGACGATGCTCGGCCAGTCGAAGACCGCATTTCAGGCCGAGATCGATGCTGCGTGCGAGCTGATCGATTTCTGGCGTTTCAACCCTGCGTATGCGCAGCAGCTTTACGACGAACAGCCGCTGAGCGATCACACGATGTGGAATCAGCTCGACTATCGGGGCCTCGAAGGCTTCGTCTACGCGGTGACGCCGTTCAACTTTACGTCAATCGCGGGCAATCTTCCGACGGCACCTGCACTGATGGGCAACACAGTGATCTGGAAGCCGGCGTCGAGTGCGATGCCCAGCGCCTACTATCTGATAAAGCTTCTAGAGGAAGCGGGGCTTCCACCCGGCGTCATCAACTTCGTGCCCGGCGATGCCGCGATGATCTCGAATACTTTGCTCGCGCACCGGGATCTGGCTGGCGTTCACTTCACGGGCAGCACCAGTGTCTTCAACAATATGTGGAAGACCATTGGCGCGAGCATGTCGAACTATCGGTCGTATCCGCGGATTGTTGGAGAGACTGGCGGCAAGGATTTCATCGTTGCCCACGCATCGGCTGATCCAGTTGCGCTCTCAGTCGCGATTGCCCGTGGCGGGTTCGAATACCAGGGTCAGAAATGCTCGGCGGCAAGCCGGGTCTATGTGCCGGAGTCGCTTTGGCCCGAGGTGCGCGACCGCACGGTGGCGATCATGGCTGATATCAAGATGGGAGATATCACCGACTTCCGGAATTTCATGGGTGCCGTGATCGACAAGCGTTCATTCGACAAGATTAGCGAGTATGTCACCCATGGTCGGGACAATGCAAAGATCATTGCCGGGGGCGGCGTACGTGGCGACGACGGCTATTTTATCGAGCCGACACTCGTAGAAACCCGCGATCCCGGTTACAAGCTGTTGTGCGAGGAGATTTTTGGCCCGGTCGTGACCGCGCACGTGTATCCGGATGCCAAGTGGGAAGAGACGCTCGAGCTCGTCGACCGTACGTCGCCGTACGCTCTGACCGGCGCGATTTTCTCGCGTGATCGCGCTGCGGTTCGGAACGCATCGGTGGCGCTACGCAACGCGGCCGGCAATTTCTACGTGAACGATAAGCCGACGGGTGCGGTGGTCGGACAGCAGCCGTTTGGTGGTGCACGTGGATCGGGGACCAACGACAAGGCGGGCTCCAAGCTCAACCTTACACGCTGGGTGAGCGCCAGAAACATCAAGGAAACTTTTTCGCCGCCGCTCGATTACGCCTACCCCTTCATGGCCGAGGAATAG
- a CDS encoding dihydrodipicolinate synthase family protein, which produces MDRITGILSPVVTPFRADLSPDSERLTRHCRWLVSKGVGLAVFGTNSEANSLSVEEKLELLDQLVSDGVDPARMMPGTGCCAFPDSVRLTTHAAKLGCAGVLMLPPFYYKGVSDEGLFRNVAEVIERVADQRLRIYLYNIPPVSQVAITLPLIERLLKVYPGTVAGIKDSSGDWENTKAYIDNFAADGIDVFPGAETFLLQGLRHGGAGCISATANVNPGPIARLFATWQAADADAQQLRLNEVRGIFARYPMISALKAAIAHHSRDASWTTLRPPLVELTSEQNAALIGELDGAGFTMPGLHGARDR; this is translated from the coding sequence ATGGATCGAATCACCGGTATACTTTCGCCCGTTGTTACACCCTTCAGAGCCGATCTCTCTCCGGATTCGGAGCGACTCACCAGGCATTGCCGCTGGCTGGTCTCCAAAGGTGTTGGGCTGGCTGTGTTCGGGACTAATTCAGAGGCGAATTCGCTCTCTGTCGAAGAGAAGCTCGAGCTTCTCGACCAGCTCGTCAGCGACGGCGTGGATCCCGCGCGCATGATGCCGGGCACCGGTTGCTGCGCATTCCCTGATTCGGTGCGGCTCACGACGCATGCTGCAAAACTTGGCTGCGCCGGCGTCTTGATGCTGCCGCCGTTCTATTACAAGGGCGTGAGCGACGAAGGGCTATTCAGAAATGTCGCCGAGGTCATCGAGCGCGTGGCCGACCAGCGGTTGCGGATATATCTCTACAACATCCCACCGGTTTCACAGGTGGCGATAACGCTTCCGTTGATCGAGCGGCTGCTCAAGGTGTATCCGGGGACAGTTGCGGGCATCAAGGATTCCTCCGGCGACTGGGAGAACACGAAGGCCTACATCGACAACTTCGCAGCGGATGGCATCGACGTATTTCCGGGAGCTGAGACTTTCCTGCTCCAGGGTTTGCGCCACGGTGGCGCCGGGTGCATCAGCGCTACAGCCAATGTAAACCCGGGGCCGATCGCGCGGCTTTTCGCGACATGGCAGGCGGCAGACGCGGACGCCCAACAGCTGCGACTCAATGAAGTTCGCGGCATCTTCGCGAGGTATCCGATGATTTCCGCGCTGAAGGCTGCGATCGCGCATCACAGCAGGGATGCATCGTGGACCACTTTGCGGCCCCCACTCGTGGAGCTCACGAGCGAACAGAACGCCGCACTCATCGGCGAGCTCGATGGAGCCGGCTTTACAATGCCCGGACTCCACGGAGCGCGGGACCGTTAG
- a CDS encoding S9 family peptidase, producing the protein MNVSALARVALATLAICSSLQAQDSTPQAEPAADKITDRFTLKQYLDLEDVQDPQLSPDGKSIIYTRRWVDKMNDKWESSLWIMNADGSRNRFLVNGSGARWSPEGTRIAYFADGTPGGTQLFVRFMDGQGAPTQITRVNETPSELQWSPDAKTVAFRMLVLSRDPWKIDMPAAPRGAKWTEAPRVVTRLNYRRDRQGFIDDGYRHLFVVPADGGTPRQVTSGEWDHGDPHWTNDGKSLVFAALRIENADYAWRESEIYSTDVATGAIRQLTNRKGPDANPMLSPNGRLIAYTGFDSTNATWTDSKLYVMNLDGSNRRVLTDKLDRSPQGLMWAPDGSGVYFNVENEGSRNLYFATLAGGTRVVTKGAHVLTVNAVGRAGTAVGTVTSFQRPNNIVVFNVRTPALREITDVNSDILGGKKLATGEELWYTSVDGYRIQGWLIKPPDFDPSKKYPLILDIHGGPHSMYNVGFSFARQEQAASGYVVLYTNPRGSTGYGSAFGNAIKNAYPGKDFDDLMAGVDTVIARGYIDPKNLFVHGCSGGGVLTAWIVGHTNRFAAASSNCPVINWLSFVGTTDGSSWYRNFEKLPWEDPAEHLRRSPIMYVGNVKTPTMLMTGVQDLRTPISQTEEFYQALKMRKVPTAMIRFNEEWHGTSSKPSNFLRTQLYLKSWFDRWSTKAQTAVKVGG; encoded by the coding sequence TCCGCTCTCGCCCGTGTCGCGCTCGCGACGCTTGCAATCTGTTCCTCGCTACAGGCGCAGGATTCTACCCCTCAGGCCGAGCCGGCCGCGGACAAGATCACCGACCGCTTTACGCTCAAGCAATACCTCGACCTCGAGGATGTGCAGGACCCGCAGCTCTCCCCTGATGGCAAGTCGATCATCTACACCCGCCGTTGGGTCGACAAGATGAACGACAAGTGGGAATCCTCTCTCTGGATAATGAACGCCGATGGGAGTCGGAACCGTTTTCTTGTGAACGGGTCAGGTGCGCGCTGGTCGCCGGAGGGAACCCGGATTGCGTATTTCGCAGACGGCACGCCGGGTGGTACGCAACTGTTCGTGCGATTCATGGATGGGCAGGGGGCTCCGACGCAGATCACTCGCGTCAACGAAACGCCTTCCGAGCTGCAGTGGTCGCCGGATGCGAAGACGGTGGCGTTCAGGATGCTGGTGTTGTCGCGCGATCCCTGGAAGATCGACATGCCGGCCGCGCCCAGGGGCGCCAAGTGGACGGAGGCGCCGCGCGTCGTCACACGTCTTAACTACCGGCGCGACCGGCAGGGATTCATCGACGATGGCTACCGGCACCTCTTCGTCGTGCCGGCCGATGGCGGCACACCGCGTCAGGTGACGTCGGGCGAGTGGGACCATGGCGACCCGCACTGGACGAATGACGGAAAATCGCTCGTGTTCGCCGCGCTGCGAATTGAGAATGCAGACTATGCGTGGCGCGAATCCGAGATCTACTCCACAGACGTCGCGACCGGGGCGATCAGGCAGCTCACCAATCGCAAGGGGCCGGATGCCAACCCGATGCTTTCGCCCAACGGCCGGCTCATCGCGTACACCGGCTTCGACTCGACCAACGCGACATGGACCGACTCCAAACTATATGTCATGAATCTCGATGGCTCCAACCGCCGAGTGCTGACTGACAAGCTGGACCGCTCGCCGCAGGGGCTCATGTGGGCGCCAGACGGGAGCGGAGTCTACTTCAATGTGGAAAACGAGGGTTCGCGCAACCTGTACTTCGCCACACTTGCGGGCGGCACGCGCGTGGTGACAAAAGGGGCGCACGTGCTGACCGTGAACGCAGTCGGCCGCGCGGGTACGGCGGTGGGTACGGTGACGAGCTTCCAGCGTCCCAACAACATCGTTGTCTTCAACGTCAGGACGCCCGCGCTGCGTGAGATCACAGACGTAAACAGTGACATACTCGGCGGCAAGAAGCTAGCGACCGGCGAAGAGCTGTGGTACACCTCGGTGGACGGCTACAGGATCCAGGGCTGGCTGATCAAGCCTCCGGATTTCGACCCGAGCAAGAAGTATCCGCTCATTCTTGACATCCACGGCGGCCCGCATTCGATGTACAACGTCGGCTTCAGTTTCGCGCGCCAGGAGCAGGCCGCGAGCGGGTACGTTGTGCTGTACACCAATCCGCGCGGCTCGACTGGTTACGGCAGCGCCTTCGGCAACGCCATCAAGAACGCCTATCCGGGAAAGGATTTCGACGACCTCATGGCCGGCGTCGACACCGTAATCGCCCGCGGCTACATCGATCCGAAAAATCTCTTCGTGCACGGATGTAGCGGCGGTGGCGTGCTGACCGCCTGGATTGTAGGACACACCAATCGCTTCGCCGCGGCATCGTCCAACTGCCCGGTGATCAACTGGCTGAGCTTTGTGGGCACGACGGACGGCTCGTCCTGGTACCGCAACTTCGAGAAGCTTCCGTGGGAGGATCCGGCCGAGCATCTGCGTCGATCGCCGATAATGTACGTGGGGAACGTCAAGACGCCGACAATGCTGATGACGGGCGTGCAGGACCTTCGGACGCCGATCTCGCAGACGGAGGAGTTCTATCAGGCGCTCAAGATGCGCAAGGTGCCGACGGCGATGATCCGGTTCAATGAGGAGTGGCACGGGACGAGCTCGAAGCCGTCCAATTTTTTGAGAACGCAGCTGTATTTGAAGAGTTGGTTTGACAGGTGGAGCACGAAAGCGCAGACCGCGGTCAAGGTGGGCGGGTAG